A window of the Radiobacillus deserti genome harbors these coding sequences:
- a CDS encoding ammonium transporter: protein MEMALMDNLWVIVGTVLVFLMLGGFILLEAGSTRMKNAGHIAGKTIFTAGIGALVFWAVGYGLIYGSEGAFIGWGSFFYGDASFSGEGLAPAVDIMFQMVFALVALTIAFGGFAERAKLSAYVIFAVLFSALIYPVVAHWIWGGGWLAGHGKQDFAGSTVVHLTGAMAALAATIILKPRIGKFNKDGSSNDIAGHNQVYTALGVLLLWVGWFGFNGGSTFGVADAFFGFVSLNTMLGAAAGAVAAMSVAWAVNGKADVPSMLNGALAGLVAITAPAGFVEPWAAVVIGLVGGIIVVFSMKLFDKARIDDPIFALSVHGTVGVWGTLANGLFAVPAFSSEIDWGKPGLFYGGGLEQLGVQALGVFTSGLYAFVASFLILKVMDIVMGGLRVSEEEEIIGLDLSEHGGYGYPENIPNPNDQKGA from the coding sequence ATGGAAATGGCACTTATGGATAATTTATGGGTTATTGTTGGTACGGTCCTTGTTTTCCTTATGCTAGGTGGGTTTATTTTACTTGAGGCAGGATCGACTAGAATGAAAAATGCTGGCCACATTGCAGGTAAAACGATTTTCACAGCTGGTATTGGTGCGTTAGTGTTCTGGGCAGTAGGCTACGGATTGATTTACGGTTCAGAGGGCGCCTTTATCGGATGGGGAAGCTTCTTTTACGGAGATGCATCCTTCTCTGGGGAAGGGCTAGCTCCTGCAGTCGATATTATGTTCCAAATGGTCTTTGCGCTTGTGGCATTAACCATTGCATTTGGTGGATTTGCAGAACGTGCGAAGCTTTCTGCATATGTTATATTCGCAGTATTATTTTCTGCTCTAATCTATCCTGTTGTTGCACACTGGATTTGGGGTGGTGGCTGGTTAGCTGGTCACGGAAAGCAAGACTTTGCCGGTTCTACCGTTGTTCACTTAACAGGTGCGATGGCAGCTTTAGCAGCAACAATTATTTTAAAACCACGTATCGGTAAATTTAACAAAGACGGTTCTTCGAATGATATTGCTGGTCATAACCAAGTGTACACAGCGTTAGGGGTCCTACTTCTTTGGGTAGGTTGGTTTGGATTTAACGGTGGTAGTACATTCGGGGTTGCGGATGCTTTCTTTGGCTTCGTATCTCTAAACACGATGTTAGGGGCGGCTGCTGGTGCGGTTGCAGCGATGTCTGTTGCTTGGGCTGTTAATGGAAAAGCCGACGTACCATCCATGTTAAATGGAGCTCTGGCTGGTCTTGTTGCTATCACAGCTCCTGCAGGATTCGTAGAGCCATGGGCTGCTGTAGTAATTGGTCTTGTTGGTGGTATTATCGTAGTATTCAGTATGAAACTGTTTGATAAAGCTAGAATTGATGACCCAATTTTTGCCTTATCTGTTCACGGTACGGTTGGGGTTTGGGGTACACTTGCAAATGGTCTATTTGCAGTGCCGGCATTCTCCTCTGAAATTGATTGGGGTAAACCTGGATTATTTTACGGTGGCGGATTGGAACAACTAGGCGTTCAAGCGCTTGGAGTTTTTACAAGTGGTCTTTATGCATTCGTTGCTTCTTTCCTTATTTTAAAAGTGATGGACATCGTAATGGGAGGTCTTCGTGTATCTGAAGAGGAAGAGATCATTGGACTTGATTTGAGTGAGCACGGTGGATATGGATATCCTGAGAATATTCCAAATCCAAATGATCAAAAAGGTGCCTAA
- a CDS encoding DUF294 nucleotidyltransferase-like domain-containing protein produces the protein MVSRYEAIKKWRFDKMTTVLTNHTELNRLHDEVMERTVQEAIQKVEGEWGEAPAPFAFFLMGSAGRFEQSIWSDQDHGIIYDGDTKYQAYFLALGEEIRDGLVAVGYEECDGKVMSSNPLWCQSYLDWKGQISSWLEEASWQSLRHFSTFFDSRVLIGKQEYLYELKQWAFSIIRENRELYQRFVDNVDFVQKGVGVFGQLLPELRGERSGSIHLKKTVFFSYVNALRILALKEEIVNPSTISRFEEIPEHMYASIKKYEQEFRELLTYRLRSRKNAKNYKEVHHIPLNTLTKEEKQELKHFMKKGYKLFSETKNIIEKECSTWL, from the coding sequence ATGGTGAGTAGATACGAAGCAATAAAAAAATGGCGATTTGACAAGATGACAACGGTGCTAACCAACCATACGGAACTGAACAGGCTCCACGACGAAGTGATGGAACGTACGGTTCAGGAAGCGATTCAAAAAGTAGAAGGAGAGTGGGGGGAGGCTCCTGCTCCTTTTGCTTTTTTTCTAATGGGGAGTGCTGGGAGGTTTGAACAATCGATTTGGAGTGATCAGGATCACGGTATTATTTATGATGGTGATACAAAGTATCAAGCCTATTTTCTAGCATTAGGCGAGGAAATTAGAGATGGTTTAGTGGCAGTAGGATATGAGGAATGCGATGGTAAAGTAATGTCATCCAATCCGTTATGGTGTCAGTCTTATCTGGATTGGAAAGGACAGATTAGTAGCTGGTTAGAGGAAGCGAGCTGGCAATCTTTACGGCACTTTTCCACGTTTTTTGATTCTCGTGTATTAATTGGGAAACAGGAGTATTTATACGAATTAAAGCAATGGGCGTTTTCTATTATTCGGGAAAACCGAGAGCTTTATCAACGCTTTGTGGATAACGTGGACTTTGTACAAAAAGGTGTAGGAGTGTTTGGGCAGCTGCTTCCAGAGCTTCGTGGAGAACGATCAGGAAGTATTCATTTAAAAAAGACAGTCTTTTTTTCCTATGTGAACGCATTACGAATATTGGCATTAAAAGAAGAGATCGTTAATCCATCTACTATTTCACGATTTGAAGAGATACCGGAGCATATGTATGCTTCAATCAAAAAGTACGAACAGGAATTTAGGGAACTACTGACCTATCGACTTCGTAGTCGTAAAAATGCAAAAAATTATAAAGAAGTTCATCACATACCGCTAAATACGTTGACGAAGGAAGAAAAGCAGGAATTAAAGCATTTTATGAAGAAGGGCTACAAACTATTTTCGGAGACGAAAAATATAATAGAAAAAGAGTGTTCCACATGGTTATGA
- a CDS encoding exonuclease domain-containing protein — MVMNQMMQFVKQLSSRTAFNQTDPNQIAYMRQLQREMKEKDVLHTPFDELQVVVFDIETTGFYPEKGDSILSIGAVRMKGNTVLEEEIFYSPIYHENGPSEDIQKLTGLTVDELRQANPINLVLKDFFQFVKSDTLVAHHSSHEKKFMRHVAWSVLKMTFQHRLIDTSFLTKVIDPQSKLHTLDECCEHYGIPIEQRHHALYDAIATAHLWGESLQRTKELGYSDLKEVYTHIAQLK; from the coding sequence ATGGTTATGAATCAAATGATGCAATTTGTAAAGCAATTGTCTAGTCGGACCGCCTTTAATCAAACGGACCCAAATCAAATTGCGTATATGAGACAGCTCCAACGAGAAATGAAAGAAAAGGATGTTCTTCATACACCGTTTGATGAATTGCAAGTAGTTGTCTTTGACATTGAAACGACAGGATTTTACCCGGAAAAAGGAGATAGTATTCTTTCTATTGGAGCAGTTCGAATGAAGGGAAATACAGTGTTAGAAGAGGAAATCTTCTATTCTCCCATTTATCATGAAAATGGTCCTTCAGAGGATATTCAAAAGCTCACAGGGTTAACGGTAGATGAACTGAGACAGGCAAACCCTATAAACCTTGTATTAAAAGACTTTTTCCAATTTGTTAAAAGTGATACGTTAGTTGCTCACCATTCAAGCCATGAAAAGAAATTTATGAGACACGTTGCGTGGTCCGTTTTGAAAATGACCTTTCAACATCGCTTAATTGATACATCGTTTCTCACAAAAGTAATTGATCCTCAATCAAAGCTGCACACACTAGATGAATGCTGTGAGCATTATGGCATCCCCATTGAACAGAGACATCACGCACTATATGATGCCATTGCAACGGCACATTTATGGGGGGAAAGTTTACAACGAACGAAAGAATTGGGTTATTCCGATTTAAAGGAAGTCTATACACATATTGCTCAATTGAAATAA
- a CDS encoding MerR family transcriptional regulator, producing the protein MNDAIPDHLSTFPISVVEELTKLSARQIRYYEEQGLIKPGRNDGNRRVYSLAEIERLKKIKKLIDQGVNIAGIKVMLEDL; encoded by the coding sequence ATGAACGATGCCATCCCTGATCACTTATCCACATTTCCAATTAGTGTCGTCGAGGAGCTGACGAAATTATCGGCCAGGCAAATCAGGTACTATGAGGAACAAGGGCTCATTAAACCTGGTAGAAATGATGGGAATAGACGGGTATATTCCTTAGCTGAAATTGAGCGGTTGAAGAAGATAAAGAAGCTTATTGATCAAGGGGTCAACATAGCTGGAATAAAAGTCATGTTAGAGGATTTGTAA
- a CDS encoding methyl-accepting chemotaxis protein, whose product MKKSRFGLRGKLVLFITLLAFITYSTSAFFMYYVHSHFAAFINETVFTIVTFALGIIWSGILMYFVAGFIVKPLKQLQQAAIHASEGDIGIDVEVAKTNDEIQSLGIAFNQMLENLRDMVKSIDENFTKTNDNVIQISDASIKASEQSKAITETIEQISAGAENSALSVQTTADSVEDIIRIAQEVQSHAKSSEQVSTSMVNELQASKEVINSLVQGIQSLAQANQQSLQSVHRLEENANQVGQIIQLVGDIADQTNLLALNASIEAARAGEHGKGFAVVADEVRKLADESAKAVQGISDLIGNIQSEVGSVVEQISQQVGQANQEAEKGTTTNSVMDEMAETILEVASSVEQISKLVDKQMQRIQVTSQQSQEVTAIAQETSAGALHVSDAMKEQADVIQYFENLSQHLKQQAESLKSTIVKFHT is encoded by the coding sequence ATGAAAAAATCTCGTTTTGGTCTAAGAGGAAAACTCGTTTTATTCATTACACTATTAGCTTTCATTACGTATTCTACAAGTGCTTTCTTCATGTATTACGTTCATTCACATTTTGCGGCTTTTATTAATGAAACCGTATTTACTATTGTGACATTTGCACTGGGCATTATCTGGTCTGGAATTCTAATGTATTTTGTTGCAGGTTTTATTGTGAAGCCTTTAAAACAGCTACAACAAGCTGCGATTCATGCCTCCGAAGGTGATATAGGAATCGATGTAGAAGTGGCGAAAACAAATGATGAAATCCAGTCTTTAGGTATTGCCTTTAATCAAATGCTTGAAAATTTACGTGACATGGTTAAAAGTATTGATGAAAACTTTACTAAAACAAACGATAATGTTATTCAAATATCAGATGCATCCATAAAAGCGTCTGAGCAGTCAAAAGCGATAACAGAAACAATCGAGCAGATATCTGCAGGTGCGGAAAATTCCGCGCTGTCTGTTCAAACAACTGCTGATTCCGTAGAAGATATCATCCGAATTGCTCAAGAAGTGCAGTCACACGCCAAATCTTCCGAACAAGTATCAACGAGTATGGTTAATGAACTACAAGCAAGTAAAGAGGTCATTAATTCCTTAGTACAAGGGATTCAAAGCCTCGCTCAGGCGAATCAACAATCCTTACAAAGCGTTCATCGTTTAGAAGAAAACGCAAACCAGGTCGGTCAAATCATTCAGCTCGTTGGAGATATTGCGGATCAAACCAATCTATTAGCATTAAATGCCTCTATAGAAGCAGCTAGAGCCGGGGAACACGGAAAAGGATTTGCAGTAGTAGCAGATGAAGTGCGAAAACTGGCTGATGAAAGTGCGAAAGCCGTGCAAGGAATCTCTGATCTTATCGGAAATATTCAATCTGAAGTTGGAAGTGTCGTGGAACAAATTAGTCAGCAAGTAGGACAAGCTAACCAAGAAGCTGAAAAAGGCACGACAACCAATTCCGTCATGGATGAAATGGCTGAAACGATTCTCGAAGTCGCTAGCTCAGTAGAGCAAATTTCAAAGCTAGTAGACAAGCAAATGCAACGAATACAAGTTACATCACAGCAATCTCAAGAGGTTACCGCAATCGCTCAAGAAACCTCTGCTGGTGCATTGCATGTGTCAGATGCTATGAAGGAACAAGCAGATGTCATTCAATATTTCGAAAATCTTTCCCAACACTTAAAACAGCAAGCTGAGTCATTAAAAAGTACGATTGTAAAATTTCACACATAA
- a CDS encoding ABC transporter ATP-binding protein — protein sequence MGALLKLNQVERSFGTDEREVKVLKGITAEFPSQQLIALRGRSGSGKTTLLNLIGGLDQPTNGEIFFQEQLISSLPEKLRTEMRRCKMGIIFQSYGLVPMMTVEENVEFGLRIADIDRTEWKQRVAEAIELVGLTKRKKHRPFELSGGEQQRVAVARAMALKPPLILADEPTAELDTRMAFRIIHAFQELLSQTDTTVIMTTHDPGILEIVDHVYTLEDGQFAQE from the coding sequence GTGGGAGCTTTACTAAAGCTCAATCAGGTTGAACGAAGCTTTGGTACCGATGAACGAGAAGTTAAGGTGTTAAAGGGTATTACCGCTGAATTTCCGAGCCAACAGCTTATTGCACTTCGTGGACGCTCAGGATCTGGTAAGACGACATTGCTCAATCTTATTGGTGGCCTAGACCAACCTACGAACGGTGAGATTTTCTTTCAAGAGCAGTTAATCAGTTCGCTACCAGAGAAGCTTCGGACAGAAATGCGACGCTGTAAGATGGGAATTATTTTTCAATCCTATGGGCTTGTTCCAATGATGACTGTAGAAGAAAATGTAGAGTTCGGCTTACGAATAGCAGATATTGATCGAACAGAATGGAAGCAACGAGTTGCGGAGGCCATTGAATTGGTAGGGTTAACAAAACGAAAGAAGCACCGTCCGTTTGAATTATCTGGTGGAGAGCAACAACGTGTCGCAGTTGCACGAGCGATGGCTTTAAAGCCGCCACTAATATTAGCGGATGAACCTACAGCAGAGCTAGATACAAGAATGGCATTTCGAATAATCCATGCGTTTCAGGAATTACTTTCACAAACAGATACAACGGTAATTATGACAACGCATGATCCAGGTATTCTAGAAATAGTGGATCATGTGTACACATTGGAGGATGGTCAATTTGCGCAAGAATAA
- a CDS encoding efflux RND transporter periplasmic adaptor subunit, with protein MRKNKKWMSFTIAIIPLTVTVSGCSFLPKEEKVIAPPLVEPAEVSYDIAEVKKGEIMNRITGTATFIAKRQEGLFYEEQGGRLEKILVAEGDTVKKGQKLVELDSGDVEFEIQKMEIELEKAELKLDQLKAQSADKYTISIAELDKESIALQLTQLRNRFTSSQLVSPINGVVTYVTDVKSGSVVEPFQSLVEIADTSNLQLMYSAISAAAIQDVKVGMNVTVTIDDNEVQGKVAQTPETVPEKVAEQDPDLYERSLLIDLTETPEGVEMGSTAEMEIIMERKKDTLVIPINGLRTSGGRNYVQVLVNQTKREKDVEVGIISDTEVEIVKGLEEGEKVILK; from the coding sequence TTGCGCAAGAATAAGAAGTGGATGTCCTTTACTATAGCTATTATCCCTTTAACTGTTACGGTGAGTGGCTGTTCTTTCTTACCGAAGGAAGAAAAGGTGATCGCTCCTCCTTTGGTAGAACCTGCGGAGGTTAGCTATGATATAGCGGAAGTAAAAAAAGGGGAAATTATGAACCGAATTACTGGTACAGCAACCTTTATAGCGAAGCGTCAGGAAGGGCTGTTTTATGAGGAACAAGGTGGAAGATTAGAAAAAATACTCGTCGCAGAAGGGGATACCGTAAAAAAGGGACAAAAGCTAGTAGAATTGGATAGCGGAGATGTGGAATTTGAGATTCAAAAGATGGAAATAGAGCTAGAAAAAGCCGAGTTAAAGTTGGACCAATTAAAAGCACAATCAGCAGATAAGTACACCATTTCTATTGCAGAGTTGGATAAAGAGAGTATTGCTTTACAGCTAACGCAATTAAGAAACCGGTTTACTTCTTCACAGCTTGTCTCGCCTATTAATGGGGTTGTTACTTATGTGACGGATGTGAAGTCAGGTTCTGTCGTAGAGCCATTTCAATCCTTAGTGGAAATTGCGGACACATCTAATCTACAGCTGATGTATTCAGCGATAAGTGCTGCAGCTATACAAGATGTTAAAGTTGGGATGAATGTGACGGTAACAATAGATGATAATGAAGTGCAAGGGAAAGTTGCGCAAACTCCTGAAACAGTTCCGGAGAAGGTGGCGGAGCAAGACCCAGATCTTTATGAACGCAGCCTTTTAATAGATTTAACAGAAACACCAGAAGGAGTAGAGATGGGTTCCACAGCAGAAATGGAAATAATAATGGAGCGAAAAAAAGACACATTAGTCATTCCAATTAATGGTCTTCGAACTTCAGGTGGACGAAATTATGTGCAAGTACTTGTCAACCAAACGAAGCGTGAAAAGGACGTCGAGGTTGGAATTATTTCAGATACGGAAGTAGAGATAGTAAAAGGATTAGAAGAGGGAGAAAAAGTCATTTTGAAATAG
- a CDS encoding ABC transporter permease: MAIIKIILRKMINNRWLTGSLFLGLLLTVSLVSSIPTYMSAVFHTLLSSELEDYYVEEQQYPGEFSYSVNFTKDKDIKVSNMYVEIEDWHNQLIKETDIPLSAHTEILSSVAMAVDFPDKEATTDQKSGRVLGLSNLEEHITITDGTFPKDQLVEGVYEAIVPEQALLERDMVLGDTFLLNKGDTEIRIKPVGTFVAKDPRDPYWVSLSPEAYSKDFIISESLYRTSFLKEHVKLLETIKFVSAFDYMQLYKEDIPTLLQLEHKVKEEVSNKLDTILLIDFPTKDLIGSYELKGKQLTIMLWSLNVPVLVMLGIYLFMVSRLIINRQMNEIAVLASRGAKRTQILLIYFLEVSMLGAIAFVLGPPIGLFLCKILGATNGFLEFVQRTSLPIQLEPQSFLYGFLAVLAAIVMVMIPVFQASNRSIINQKQQLADQAKGYKWYSVLLDVTLLSVAMYGWYAFKENQMLYTAQSAELPIDPTLFFLPAIFIIGLGLFILRIYPFLLKLINKLGDRFWSISLYATFVQVSRSAKQYQFFMVFLIMTIGMGVFSASAARTINSNLEEQIRYENGADITVETKWESNAIPAGSYGSQETREDAENPEREKPQQAEAVVYTEPPFEPFQNIDGIEEVTKVFEKEGVKVEANGNTIFTGQLMAIEPKGFGETAWFKPTLLDHHWYQYLNLLAKEPSSILLSTATAKSLGAKVGDYVTMQWDGSGSAEFVVYGIVDYWPAFNPNEKKENDEKPSLVVANLPFVQNVMGLEPYDVWLKAGEEASRVEIYNSMKKEKLPIVNMKDIYPNLIELKNSAFLLGLNGMLTLGFIISILLSFIGFLLYWTVTLKSRTLQYGVYRAMGIPMPKLISILVWEQLMTSGVACMLGIFVGGVTSRLFVPLFQLSFDPVDVVPPFEVIFSASDELKIYLFVLVMLGIGLSLLIVLLRKINIHQAVKLGEDA, translated from the coding sequence ATGGCCATTATAAAAATAATCTTACGGAAAATGATCAATAATCGTTGGTTAACTGGTAGCTTGTTTTTAGGGTTGCTGTTGACAGTTTCCCTTGTTTCGAGTATTCCAACTTACATGTCAGCAGTCTTTCATACGTTATTATCTAGTGAACTGGAAGACTACTATGTAGAAGAACAACAATATCCAGGGGAGTTCAGTTATTCGGTTAACTTTACTAAGGATAAAGACATAAAGGTGTCTAATATGTACGTGGAAATAGAAGACTGGCACAATCAGTTGATAAAGGAAACCGATATCCCTCTTTCTGCACATACGGAAATCTTAAGTTCCGTCGCCATGGCTGTGGACTTTCCAGACAAAGAGGCAACAACCGATCAAAAAAGCGGAAGAGTACTTGGACTTTCAAATCTGGAGGAGCACATTACCATAACGGATGGAACATTTCCAAAAGATCAATTAGTTGAAGGTGTTTATGAAGCTATTGTACCAGAACAAGCACTCCTAGAAAGGGATATGGTACTTGGAGACACATTTCTGCTAAATAAGGGAGATACAGAAATAAGGATAAAGCCTGTCGGTACATTTGTAGCTAAAGACCCGAGGGATCCATATTGGGTCTCTTTATCGCCGGAAGCCTACAGCAAAGACTTTATTATTTCGGAATCTCTATATCGGACTTCTTTTTTAAAAGAGCACGTGAAGTTGTTAGAGACCATAAAATTTGTTTCTGCGTTTGATTACATGCAGCTTTACAAAGAAGATATTCCAACTTTACTTCAACTAGAGCATAAAGTGAAAGAAGAGGTATCTAATAAACTAGATACGATTTTACTTATTGATTTTCCAACGAAAGATCTTATCGGGTCCTATGAATTAAAAGGAAAACAACTAACGATCATGCTGTGGTCTTTGAACGTGCCTGTCCTTGTTATGCTAGGAATCTACCTATTTATGGTTTCGCGTTTAATCATAAATCGACAAATGAATGAGATCGCCGTATTAGCAAGTAGAGGAGCAAAGCGCACACAAATTCTACTCATCTATTTCCTAGAAGTCAGTATGTTGGGTGCAATTGCATTTGTATTAGGGCCACCGATTGGATTATTCCTCTGTAAGATATTAGGGGCGACAAATGGATTTCTAGAATTTGTACAACGAACTTCTTTACCTATCCAGCTCGAGCCACAATCGTTTTTATATGGGTTTTTAGCAGTTTTAGCAGCAATTGTGATGGTCATGATTCCGGTATTTCAAGCATCCAATCGTAGTATCATAAACCAAAAACAACAGCTTGCGGACCAAGCAAAGGGGTATAAATGGTACTCTGTTCTATTAGATGTAACTCTCCTTTCCGTAGCTATGTATGGCTGGTATGCTTTTAAAGAAAACCAAATGCTTTACACAGCACAATCCGCTGAGCTCCCTATTGATCCAACTTTATTTTTCCTACCTGCCATCTTTATTATTGGCTTAGGGTTATTTATATTAAGAATTTATCCTTTTTTATTAAAGCTAATAAACAAACTCGGAGACCGCTTTTGGTCGATTTCTCTTTATGCAACATTTGTGCAAGTAAGTCGTTCAGCGAAACAGTATCAATTTTTTATGGTATTTCTCATTATGACAATCGGTATGGGTGTTTTTAGTGCAAGTGCGGCCCGGACGATTAACAGTAATTTAGAGGAACAAATTCGTTATGAAAATGGAGCTGATATTACAGTTGAAACAAAATGGGAAAGTAATGCCATTCCTGCTGGATCTTACGGCTCTCAGGAGACTAGGGAGGACGCGGAAAATCCCGAGCGAGAGAAACCACAACAAGCTGAAGCGGTTGTTTACACCGAGCCCCCGTTTGAACCATTTCAGAACATTGACGGAATTGAAGAGGTAACCAAAGTGTTTGAGAAAGAAGGCGTAAAAGTAGAAGCAAATGGAAACACCATATTCACGGGTCAGCTCATGGCGATTGAACCGAAAGGATTTGGTGAAACAGCTTGGTTTAAACCAACATTATTGGACCATCATTGGTATCAGTACTTAAATCTATTAGCGAAAGAACCTAGTTCTATCCTTCTATCGACGGCGACCGCAAAATCTTTAGGTGCTAAGGTAGGCGACTATGTAACTATGCAGTGGGATGGTTCAGGCTCGGCGGAGTTTGTTGTCTATGGGATAGTGGATTACTGGCCGGCCTTTAATCCGAATGAAAAAAAGGAAAATGATGAGAAGCCCTCTTTAGTAGTGGCCAATTTGCCATTTGTACAAAATGTAATGGGATTAGAACCTTATGACGTGTGGTTAAAAGCGGGAGAAGAGGCATCACGAGTGGAAATTTATAACAGTATGAAAAAAGAGAAATTACCTATCGTGAATATGAAGGATATTTATCCTAATCTAATAGAACTAAAAAATAGTGCCTTCCTATTAGGATTGAATGGCATGCTTACATTAGGATTTATCATCTCAATTCTACTCAGTTTTATAGGATTCTTGTTGTATTGGACGGTGACATTAAAATCAAGAACTTTACAATATGGAGTTTACCGCGCCATGGGAATTCCGATGCCTAAGCTAATTAGTATTTTAGTTTGGGAACAGCTCATGACGTCTGGTGTGGCATGTATGCTTGGCATTTTTGTCGGGGGCGTCACCAGTCGCTTATTTGTTCCATTGTTCCAGTTATCGTTTGATCCTGTAGACGTCGTACCACCTTTTGAAGTCATTTTTTCAGCGAGTGATGAACTTAAAATATATCTATTTGTACTCGTTATGTTAGGAATTGGTCTTTCGTTACTTATCGTACTATTGCGTAAGATTAACATTCATCAAGCAGTAAAGTTAGGTGAAGATGCATGA
- a CDS encoding ABC transporter ATP-binding protein has protein sequence MITCEDLVKIYKVDEDLEVMALQGLDLNVEKGEMMGIIGNSGSGKSTLLNMLGGLDRPTAGKLIVDGKDLLRMSDKDLVRYKLETVGFIWQNNAKNLLPYLTALENVELPMLLKGRHKRERAKELLEMVGMGHRIHNKLHMLSGGEQQRVAIAISLANYPKLLLADEPTGSVDTKTADIILDVFRTLNQELGVTIVIVTHDMQLTKKMDRVVAIRDGRTSSEILRKPYYEDVLREAEHIEGEEESHVELAVLDKAGRLQIPRDYLDAIGVGNANKLQVLLENGRIILENPNESDYKK, from the coding sequence ATGATAACCTGTGAAGACTTAGTAAAAATTTATAAAGTCGATGAAGATTTAGAAGTCATGGCCCTTCAAGGCTTGGATTTAAATGTGGAGAAGGGAGAAATGATGGGGATCATCGGCAATAGTGGGAGTGGCAAGTCCACTCTGCTAAACATGCTAGGTGGATTAGATCGTCCGACTGCAGGTAAGCTTATTGTAGATGGCAAGGATCTATTAAGAATGTCCGATAAAGACTTGGTTCGATATAAATTAGAGACAGTCGGGTTTATCTGGCAAAATAATGCCAAAAATTTGTTGCCCTATTTAACGGCGCTCGAAAATGTTGAATTGCCAATGTTGCTAAAAGGAAGACATAAAAGAGAGCGAGCAAAAGAACTTCTTGAGATGGTTGGAATGGGACACCGCATTCATAATAAGCTTCACATGCTATCGGGAGGCGAACAGCAACGGGTTGCGATCGCGATTTCCTTAGCTAACTATCCCAAGCTGTTACTAGCCGATGAACCAACAGGAAGTGTGGATACAAAAACAGCGGATATTATTTTGGATGTGTTCCGTACATTGAATCAAGAGCTGGGCGTAACGATTGTTATTGTAACGCATGATATGCAGCTAACGAAAAAAATGGACCGAGTCGTAGCAATCCGGGACGGACGTACGTCTAGTGAAATACTGAGAAAACCCTATTATGAAGACGTGCTAAGAGAAGCAGAACATATAGAAGGAGAAGAAGAGTCCCATGTGGAACTAGCTGTACTGGATAAAGCAGGAAGGCTCCAAATACCAAGAGATTATTTAGATGCGATTGGTGTCGGGAATGCAAACAAGCTCCAGGTTTTGCTAGAGAATGGGCGAATCATTTTAGAAAACCCCAATGAATCGGATTATAAGAAATAA